One window of the Archaeoglobus sulfaticallidus PM70-1 genome contains the following:
- a CDS encoding 3-methyl-2-oxobutanoate dehydrogenase subunit beta translates to MITAKLLPGTAACQGCPSTMCLRTVLEALDKAVLVVPASCTSVYMGAYPHSAINIPVFNCTFASAASTATGIKGALEFKGIDAEVVVWAGDGGTYDIGLQALSGAAERNEDILYICYNNEIYSNTGIQRSGATPYGAWTNTTVSGKREHRKDVAEILITHDVPYVATASAGYLRDLYSKVRKARKIKGFRYIEILAPCPPGWRFPMDRTVEVGRLAVETGMWILYEHIHGEFRFTGLSRSIVEGKRKLRDLRDYLRIQGRFSNLSDEEIDEIEKFTQKKWEKLKKLHHELSHS, encoded by the coding sequence ATGATTACTGCTAAATTGCTCCCCGGAACTGCCGCCTGTCAGGGATGTCCATCGACCATGTGCCTCAGAACCGTGCTGGAGGCTTTGGATAAGGCTGTTCTTGTGGTTCCTGCATCATGCACCTCGGTATATATGGGAGCCTATCCGCATTCAGCAATAAACATACCCGTTTTCAACTGCACCTTTGCATCGGCAGCATCTACAGCAACTGGAATTAAGGGTGCCCTCGAGTTCAAGGGAATTGATGCAGAGGTTGTTGTGTGGGCAGGAGATGGTGGAACATATGACATCGGACTTCAGGCTCTCTCCGGAGCGGCAGAGAGGAATGAGGACATACTTTACATATGCTACAACAACGAGATCTACTCGAATACTGGCATTCAGAGGAGTGGAGCAACACCGTATGGAGCTTGGACGAACACAACGGTTAGCGGAAAGAGGGAGCACAGAAAGGATGTTGCGGAAATCCTGATAACCCATGATGTGCCATATGTTGCCACGGCATCTGCAGGCTACCTGAGGGATCTTTACAGCAAGGTCAGGAAGGCGAGGAAAATTAAGGGGTTCAGATACATAGAAATCCTGGCTCCCTGTCCGCCGGGATGGAGGTTTCCGATGGATAGAACGGTTGAAGTCGGAAGACTCGCAGTCGAGACGGGTATGTGGATCCTGTACGAGCACATCCATGGTGAGTTCAGGTTCACGGGCTTGAGCAGGAGCATTGTGGAAGGGAAAAGAAAGCTAAGGGACTTGAGGGACTATTTGAGAATTCAGGGCAGATTCAGCAATCTGAGCGATGAGGAGATAGATGAGATTGAGAAGTTCACACAGAAGAAATGGGAAAAATTGAAAAAGCTTCACCATGAACTCTCTCACTCATAA
- a CDS encoding CDP-alcohol phosphatidyltransferase family protein, with the protein MLGGDIIKWDYFLTELVYRRFSRPLARFLSRFDVNPNIITIASLITGIYAGYLIYAGRIYWSIVVILISQILDCTDGDLARISGKITELGGYLDRIFDRFVDSALIMGIVSINPSSYWLAGFLAIIGSFGVSISRAMAEAYGVECKVGIGSRDTRIAIVMLGLLFRQYYATLILIAILGFLTTFHRIAHSVKKLADKD; encoded by the coding sequence TTGCTGGGAGGTGATATTATTAAGTGGGATTATTTTTTAACCGAACTCGTGTATCGAAGATTTTCCAGGCCATTGGCCAGGTTTCTGTCCAGATTTGATGTAAACCCGAATATCATCACGATAGCGTCTTTGATAACCGGGATATATGCTGGATACCTGATATATGCTGGCAGAATTTATTGGTCGATTGTGGTTATACTGATATCTCAGATTCTCGACTGCACGGATGGCGATCTCGCGAGGATTAGTGGAAAGATTACAGAACTGGGTGGCTATCTCGACAGAATCTTTGACAGGTTTGTGGATTCTGCTCTGATAATGGGTATTGTATCCATTAATCCATCGAGCTACTGGTTGGCTGGATTTCTCGCGATTATAGGCTCCTTTGGCGTGAGCATCTCAAGAGCGATGGCTGAAGCTTATGGGGTGGAGTGCAAGGTAGGGATAGGAAGCAGGGACACGAGAATAGCGATAGTAATGCTCGGACTGCTTTTCAGGCAGTACTATGCAACGCTGATACTAATAGCGATACTCGGATTCCTGACGACATTTCACAGAATTGCCCATTCTGTAAAGAAACTGGCGGATAAGGATTAA
- a CDS encoding adenylyltransferase/cytidyltransferase family protein gives MQNSPCSFVRVIATGTFEIIHPGHLRFLEEAKKLGDELIVIVARTKNVKHKPKPVIPEEQRRKVVEAIKFVDRAILGDENDIFKPIIELKPDIIVLGHDQHFDEKWLEEELRKRNVPAKVVRIKVKEPCEFCSSAKIIQAIVESRTKAKIN, from the coding sequence ATGCAGAATAGCCCATGCAGTTTTGTGAGAGTCATAGCAACGGGAACATTCGAGATAATACACCCCGGACACCTGAGGTTTCTCGAGGAGGCCAAGAAACTTGGTGATGAGCTTATAGTTATAGTCGCAAGGACGAAGAATGTCAAGCATAAGCCCAAACCCGTGATACCTGAGGAACAGAGAAGGAAGGTTGTTGAGGCGATAAAGTTCGTTGACAGGGCGATTCTTGGAGACGAGAACGATATCTTCAAGCCCATCATCGAGCTAAAGCCGGATATAATCGTGCTTGGACACGATCAGCACTTCGATGAGAAATGGCTCGAGGAGGAGTTGAGAAAGAGGAATGTCCCGGCAAAAGTCGTCAGGATTAAGGTTAAAGAACCATGTGAATTCTGCAGCTCTGCAAAGATCATTCAGGCAATAGTCGAAAGCAGAACCAAGGCCAAAATCAATTAA
- a CDS encoding UPF0179 family protein codes for MDEVNKIITLCGRTWANIGVEFTFIGGRDECEKCRLKRPCLRLKENAKYKIVSLRDGTVQECPLHDGGVVAVEVVELPIIALLESKKSVEGAKIRYEKKHCEIFNCSMYNLCHPAELMDGEEVVVEKIIGDSPGVCEKGLSVKVVELARANQN; via the coding sequence ATGGATGAGGTAAACAAGATCATCACATTATGTGGAAGAACATGGGCAAATATAGGAGTGGAGTTCACTTTCATCGGTGGAAGAGATGAATGTGAAAAGTGCAGATTGAAGAGGCCATGCTTAAGATTGAAGGAGAATGCCAAGTACAAGATCGTCAGCCTGAGGGATGGGACTGTTCAGGAATGTCCCTTGCATGATGGAGGGGTTGTTGCAGTTGAGGTCGTGGAGCTGCCGATAATAGCCCTGCTCGAATCAAAGAAGTCGGTTGAGGGGGCAAAGATAAGGTACGAGAAAAAGCACTGCGAGATATTCAACTGCTCGATGTACAACCTCTGCCATCCTGCAGAATTGATGGATGGTGAAGAGGTTGTGGTTGAGAAGATAATCGGCGACTCTCCAGGGGTTTGTGAGAAAGGACTCTCGGTAAAGGTTGTGGAACTTGCAAGAGCGAATCAGAACTAG
- a CDS encoding NrpR regulatory domain-containing protein, which produces MRKFDSEIDHLFVEILRALSSKGSNYVRAGEIVHKIRDRGLNFSERTVRNRLEAMAERGFVEKKGNSWRITDKGLEMLSRSTVFDRLGEFSETLEYNMLHSTFNIYTMEGTVPTSVAILDKDQADRALEVLSEVLNSRLATSRYAVLLDEGEIAGKTEIEEGKIGIGTISSTVMDIIMLNIGVILSVEYAGLLKYENGLPVGVTELINYSGTTISPGLLFIRGGYTSVYDVVVRGSGYAVIAIRNFSPYAIEEVEKEVQLASARGLGKVLTITMDRFFGIPAQKRAMLVFQAGINQLAPLYELGFKPVLEINSSLIEFRKFGEIDELI; this is translated from the coding sequence ATGAGGAAATTTGATTCTGAGATAGATCACCTGTTTGTTGAGATTTTGAGAGCTTTAAGCTCCAAAGGATCGAATTATGTTAGAGCTGGTGAGATAGTTCACAAGATAAGGGACAGAGGATTAAATTTTAGTGAGAGAACGGTCAGAAACAGGCTTGAGGCTATGGCTGAGAGAGGTTTTGTCGAGAAGAAGGGAAACTCATGGAGGATAACCGATAAGGGACTGGAAATGCTCTCAAGGAGCACGGTCTTTGACAGGCTGGGCGAGTTTTCTGAGACACTTGAGTACAACATGCTCCATTCAACCTTCAACATCTACACAATGGAAGGAACTGTTCCAACGAGTGTTGCCATATTGGATAAGGATCAGGCCGACAGGGCGCTTGAGGTGCTGTCCGAGGTTCTGAACTCAAGACTTGCAACCTCCAGATATGCTGTGCTGTTGGATGAGGGTGAAATAGCAGGGAAGACAGAGATTGAAGAGGGAAAGATCGGAATTGGAACGATTTCAAGCACGGTAATGGACATAATCATGCTGAACATTGGAGTTATACTCTCGGTTGAATATGCCGGATTGCTAAAGTACGAGAATGGTTTACCAGTAGGAGTTACAGAGCTTATAAACTACAGCGGAACAACGATAAGCCCCGGACTTCTTTTCATCAGAGGTGGTTATACATCTGTTTATGATGTTGTTGTGAGGGGTAGCGGTTATGCTGTTATCGCGATAAGGAACTTCAGCCCGTATGCGATAGAGGAGGTTGAAAAGGAGGTCCAGCTTGCCTCGGCAAGAGGGCTGGGGAAGGTTCTGACAATAACGATGGACAGGTTCTTCGGCATTCCAGCTCAGAAAAGGGCGATGCTCGTGTTTCAGGCCGGTATAAACCAGCTCGCACCGCTATATGAGCTTGGATTCAAACCCGTTCTCGAGATCAACTCCTCACTGATAGAATTCAGGAAATTTGGTGAGATCGATGAATTAATTTAG
- a CDS encoding DUF531 domain-containing protein translates to MISLCLVNTYDKLKLHEIHYRSIARAIPICYAYSFHLALLDFGFWNDEKELVKEIVEYTTIGDPKYAESMLESGKIHLIDKIPAHFGSIVATTSRPEKGLSVEELKKLLKSESLTFLIGLGRKGLPKDLLKKSKYHLDITWKGVSLETCSAIGVIASTIYWLMHG, encoded by the coding sequence ATGATCTCCCTCTGCCTCGTCAACACCTACGATAAGCTGAAGCTTCACGAAATCCATTACAGAAGTATAGCAAGAGCGATCCCGATCTGCTATGCGTACAGCTTCCATCTCGCATTGCTGGATTTTGGCTTCTGGAACGATGAAAAGGAGCTTGTGAAGGAGATTGTTGAGTACACCACCATCGGAGATCCCAAGTATGCTGAAAGCATGCTCGAATCTGGAAAGATACATCTCATCGACAAGATACCAGCCCATTTTGGGAGCATTGTGGCTACAACTTCTAGGCCTGAAAAAGGCTTGAGTGTTGAGGAGTTAAAAAAACTTTTAAAGAGCGAATCACTGACATTCTTAATAGGGCTGGGGAGAAAGGGTCTGCCGAAAGATTTATTGAAAAAATCAAAATACCATCTGGATATAACTTGGAAGGGCGTGAGTCTCGAAACATGCTCTGCAATCGGAGTAATAGCATCAACAATTTACTGGCTGATGCATGGGTGA
- a CDS encoding Sec-independent protein translocase subunit TatA/TatB, with the protein MFGWGELGIVIILAIVLLGPDKLPEIFRTLGKIYAEYKKAKKRFELEVLYGFSMPDDDLIDKLSKKRIDEIMKSELIGEKEWDENIKKLLMDDIDMKPTKQANPEPEKSASIKEKKD; encoded by the coding sequence ATGTTTGGGTGGGGAGAACTCGGGATAGTGATAATACTCGCAATAGTCCTTCTCGGTCCGGATAAACTGCCGGAGATATTTAGAACTCTCGGAAAAATATATGCAGAATATAAGAAGGCCAAAAAAAGGTTCGAGCTTGAAGTACTTTATGGATTCAGCATGCCTGATGACGATCTGATCGATAAGCTATCTAAAAAGAGGATAGATGAAATAATGAAATCTGAACTGATAGGAGAGAAAGAATGGGATGAGAACATCAAAAAGCTCCTGATGGACGATATCGATATGAAACCCACAAAACAGGCAAATCCAGAACCTGAAAAATCAGCCAGTATAAAGGAAAAGAAAGACTGA
- a CDS encoding 2-oxoacid:acceptor oxidoreductase family protein, translating into MYLEIRIHGRGGQGVVTASKLIAEAAYLDGYYSQSMPFFGAERRGAPVVSFARISDEPIYRTSQVYEPDVVVIFDPVLINFPHVFSGLKEDGVVVVNSRDFLDARNIVMVDADGIAEKYDLVVAGMPVYNIPMLGALSHVVIYDSMRYVIERKFGEKALLAFDEAYMSASRVSGRDLRFDRVDSDLREIGRCEIPVSTPSVGVAGKTGLWRIVRPVVDRERCNECGTCSLYCPEGVISVVLGMVDIDYEYCKGCMICMSVCPKRAISGVKESEVKEYVRSS; encoded by the coding sequence ATGTATCTTGAGATAAGAATTCATGGCAGGGGTGGGCAGGGGGTTGTTACTGCGAGCAAGCTCATAGCCGAAGCAGCGTATCTTGATGGATACTATTCCCAATCAATGCCATTTTTTGGAGCAGAAAGAAGAGGAGCTCCGGTTGTATCCTTTGCAAGAATATCTGATGAGCCCATATACCGTACAAGCCAGGTATATGAGCCTGATGTTGTGGTGATCTTCGATCCGGTTCTCATAAACTTTCCACATGTTTTTTCCGGGCTTAAGGAAGATGGTGTGGTTGTAGTAAACTCCAGAGACTTCCTCGATGCCAGAAATATCGTTATGGTTGATGCAGATGGCATCGCAGAGAAGTACGATCTTGTTGTGGCTGGGATGCCCGTTTACAACATACCCATGCTCGGGGCTCTGTCACATGTTGTGATCTATGATTCGATGAGGTATGTTATTGAAAGGAAATTTGGGGAGAAAGCTCTCTTAGCATTTGATGAGGCGTACATGAGTGCATCAAGGGTTTCTGGCAGGGATTTGCGGTTCGATCGCGTGGATAGCGATCTCCGGGAGATTGGACGGTGTGAGATTCCAGTATCAACACCATCTGTGGGAGTGGCTGGAAAAACCGGCCTCTGGAGAATTGTCAGGCCTGTTGTTGATAGAGAGAGGTGCAATGAGTGCGGGACATGCTCCCTTTACTGCCCTGAGGGTGTTATCTCGGTTGTCCTAGGTATGGTTGATATAGACTACGAGTACTGCAAGGGCTGCATGATCTGCATGTCTGTCTGTCCGAAAAGGGCGATATCCGGAGTTAAGGAATCGGAGGTGAAAGAATATGTTCGAAGTTCTTGA
- a CDS encoding RNA 2'-phosphotransferase, whose protein sequence is MEDIRFCPEHGYYRGERCDRCNHKGELILDKVKVEKLGRFISGILRHFPDRFGLEMDENGWVDFEKLSKVVSRKYRWANKWLIKAIVYSDKKGRYELSDGKIRARYGHSVDVKLNDYEEAENDVLYYGTSEEEAHRLLEIGIKPVNQKFVHLSTTIDKGIEVALLRTDEPIILMVDAKKARTAGIKFLKANNHIVLSEEIPPEFIKIIEIEKEE, encoded by the coding sequence ATGGAAGACATAAGGTTCTGTCCAGAACATGGATATTATCGGGGAGAGAGGTGCGACAGGTGCAACCATAAGGGTGAGCTAATACTCGACAAGGTAAAGGTTGAGAAGCTTGGAAGGTTTATTTCTGGAATTTTGCGGCATTTTCCAGATAGATTTGGGCTTGAAATGGATGAGAACGGCTGGGTCGATTTTGAGAAGCTATCTAAGGTTGTATCGAGAAAGTACAGATGGGCGAACAAGTGGCTAATAAAGGCAATCGTGTATTCAGACAAGAAGGGCAGATATGAACTCTCCGATGGAAAGATAAGAGCGAGGTACGGACACAGTGTTGATGTTAAGCTGAACGACTATGAAGAGGCTGAAAACGATGTTCTCTATTATGGAACGAGTGAGGAAGAGGCACACAGACTGCTGGAGATTGGAATAAAGCCTGTAAACCAGAAATTTGTCCATCTCTCGACAACAATAGATAAGGGTATAGAGGTTGCCTTATTGAGGACGGATGAGCCGATAATACTCATGGTCGATGCGAAAAAGGCCAGAACGGCAGGTATAAAGTTCCTGAAGGCGAATAATCACATAGTGCTTTCTGAGGAGATCCCCCCTGAGTTCATAAAGATCATAGAAATTGAAAAGGAAGAGTAA
- the porA gene encoding 2-oxoacid:ferredoxin oxidoreductase subunit alpha encodes MFEVLEHREKLQTKILTGNEASAYAAMNAKVRFVAGYPITPATSVIETISKLIDEGKMKARFVAVESEHSAMSACVGASYAGLRTFTATSSHGLAYMHEMLHFAVNARTPVVMAVANRAIGPGWNIWSDLSDSLSQRDTGWLQFYCSDIQEIYDTIAMAYRIAEQVMLPVMVCYDGFVLSHSTKPIEVTPLDGFIEERDAEGIDFDNPTTFGNISPPESYFSLRKAIHKAVEGSLDVIGCIEQEFLEYSNRYTPMLCEGYFLDDAEKVMVSMGAVASEARVAVDLLRDEGEKWGLLKVKSFKPLPKKIIKAMLSGKEVFVIDRSLSPGTGGILHHEMSSILGDVNSAILGLGGVDVTAEAIVGSLKRLRGFT; translated from the coding sequence ATGTTCGAAGTTCTTGAGCATAGAGAGAAGCTCCAGACAAAGATTCTCACGGGGAACGAAGCCTCGGCATACGCAGCAATGAACGCGAAGGTCAGATTCGTGGCAGGCTACCCGATAACACCGGCAACATCTGTTATCGAAACGATTTCTAAGCTAATCGACGAGGGAAAGATGAAAGCGAGGTTCGTTGCGGTGGAGTCAGAGCATTCTGCGATGTCTGCATGTGTAGGAGCAAGTTACGCTGGTTTGAGAACCTTCACAGCAACTTCCAGCCACGGTTTGGCATATATGCATGAGATGTTGCATTTCGCTGTCAACGCCAGAACGCCAGTGGTTATGGCTGTCGCGAACAGAGCTATCGGGCCGGGATGGAACATCTGGTCGGATCTGAGCGATTCCCTGTCTCAGAGAGATACAGGATGGCTTCAGTTTTACTGCAGCGATATTCAGGAAATATACGATACGATAGCGATGGCCTATCGCATCGCCGAGCAGGTTATGCTCCCTGTGATGGTATGCTACGACGGATTTGTTTTATCTCACTCCACGAAGCCAATCGAGGTAACACCACTGGATGGCTTCATCGAGGAAAGGGATGCTGAAGGCATAGACTTCGACAATCCCACAACCTTCGGAAACATTTCCCCTCCAGAAAGCTATTTCTCGCTTAGAAAAGCTATCCACAAAGCTGTAGAAGGATCGCTTGATGTGATTGGCTGCATCGAGCAGGAGTTTCTGGAGTACAGCAACAGATACACACCCATGCTCTGTGAAGGCTATTTCCTGGATGATGCCGAGAAGGTTATGGTTTCCATGGGGGCTGTGGCGTCTGAGGCGAGGGTTGCTGTGGATCTTTTGAGAGATGAAGGAGAGAAGTGGGGGTTGCTGAAGGTGAAGAGCTTTAAGCCCCTCCCCAAGAAAATAATCAAGGCGATGCTCTCAGGCAAAGAGGTTTTTGTCATCGACCGCTCGCTGAGTCCCGGAACAGGTGGTATACTCCATCATGAGATGTCATCGATTCTGGGGGATGTGAACTCAGCAATACTCGGGCTTGGAGGGGTTGATGTTACCGCAGAGGCGATAGTTGGGTCTTTGAAAAGGTTGAGGGGGTTCACATGA
- a CDS encoding helix-turn-helix domain-containing protein, which produces MELKRVDIKLWHPNCWSIETTKDHPEVSLIVDKAFKIGDEIRANFRLIADSYQALKDYIENAKNYDEFAIDILFIGKTNLEAYIHGRFSSSSTFYENIFALEMMPSNIVIHNGNEYWTILIYDKNLSMTLEKLNEIEELEYEVLGIENVKALDEGFRDVIDEISSSLSSKQKKVLIGAYMDGYFEYPKKTNLSSIANRFGIAKSTCLHHIRIAEQKILSRIIREIKEREPHLIEF; this is translated from the coding sequence ATGGAATTAAAAAGGGTAGATATAAAGTTGTGGCATCCAAATTGCTGGTCGATTGAAACAACTAAGGATCATCCCGAAGTGTCGCTGATAGTTGATAAAGCGTTTAAGATTGGAGATGAGATCAGAGCGAATTTCAGGCTTATTGCTGATAGCTATCAGGCTTTAAAGGACTACATCGAGAACGCGAAGAACTACGATGAATTCGCAATAGACATCCTTTTCATAGGGAAGACGAATCTGGAAGCTTACATCCATGGAAGGTTTTCCTCATCATCAACATTTTACGAGAACATCTTCGCTTTGGAGATGATGCCGTCCAACATAGTCATTCACAATGGAAATGAGTACTGGACGATTCTGATTTATGACAAGAACCTGAGCATGACGCTGGAAAAGCTGAACGAAATCGAGGAACTGGAGTATGAGGTACTGGGAATAGAGAATGTAAAGGCTCTTGATGAGGGCTTCAGGGATGTTATCGATGAGATCTCGAGCAGCCTGTCATCCAAGCAGAAGAAAGTTCTGATTGGAGCATACATGGATGGGTACTTCGAATATCCGAAGAAAACAAATCTCAGCAGCATAGCAAATAGGTTCGGTATCGCAAAATCCACCTGCCTGCACCACATCAGAATAGCCGAGCAGAAAATTTTGAGCAGGATCATAAGGGAGATCAAGGAGAGGGAGCCGCATTTGATAGAGTTTTGA
- a CDS encoding ADP-ribosylglycohydrolase family protein: protein MDSLKDLFRGCILGTAIGDALGMPTEGLKLDEIKRIYGYVDDFYPSPDLKAGEWTDDTEQMILLAESIIDRVYFDPDDFADKLRNWAERAFRIRTGPTTRQALRNLIAGMQWDKAGVDSATCGASMRVAPVGLVYHFSINLVEKYAVISSSITHKNSSAIGGAVAVAVAVACILSDFNEDEMLEEVLKRTRTFDPLLADKIEYSMEIRDEGLDYAVEKLGNSIMTWDVVPMSFYCYFSSKDFYSSVTKGANAGGDTDSISAIAGALSGAKYGFKAIPEKWVGAVKDSSYLLNIADMLYDTHVNIVKITT, encoded by the coding sequence ATGGACTCTCTTAAAGACCTCTTTAGGGGCTGTATCCTCGGCACGGCTATTGGAGACGCCTTGGGAATGCCCACCGAGGGGTTAAAGCTTGATGAGATAAAGAGAATTTATGGATATGTGGATGACTTTTATCCCTCTCCGGATTTAAAGGCTGGTGAGTGGACGGATGATACTGAACAGATGATATTGCTTGCCGAGTCGATAATTGACAGGGTGTATTTCGATCCGGATGATTTCGCCGATAAGCTCAGGAACTGGGCGGAAAGAGCATTTAGAATACGAACCGGCCCTACCACAAGGCAGGCACTTCGAAACCTCATTGCTGGTATGCAGTGGGATAAGGCGGGAGTTGATTCAGCCACATGCGGGGCATCAATGAGAGTAGCTCCGGTAGGGCTGGTATATCACTTCAGCATCAATCTCGTTGAAAAATATGCAGTGATTTCATCATCCATAACCCACAAGAACTCCTCAGCCATTGGAGGTGCAGTTGCTGTTGCTGTGGCAGTAGCCTGCATACTCTCTGATTTCAATGAAGATGAAATGCTGGAGGAGGTTTTGAAAAGAACCAGAACCTTTGATCCATTGCTGGCGGACAAGATTGAGTATTCAATGGAGATAAGGGATGAAGGGTTGGATTATGCTGTTGAGAAGCTAGGAAATTCAATAATGACATGGGATGTCGTTCCCATGTCATTTTACTGCTACTTCTCCTCAAAGGATTTTTACTCCTCCGTAACCAAGGGGGCGAATGCTGGAGGAGATACGGACTCGATCTCTGCCATAGCAGGGGCTTTGAGCGGTGCAAAATACGGCTTCAAAGCCATTCCGGAGAAATGGGTGGGAGCGGTAAAAGACTCATCCTATCTGCTCAATATTGCTGATATGCTGTACGACACCCATGTAAACATCGTTAAAATCACAACATAG
- a CDS encoding DUF2250 domain-containing protein, protein MLDIAKLSPLHIYILIHLRRANIDYAKSISKITKIDQQEIEKALKELEELGLIDRSHGSAIKRTAARFKLSHEVHKHHTYYCLTRLGEHTSRMLRDLLGDYLSSITGYDAALDIIEYLAKAECEHAGWLARVFSMKVSDVQSLLTKLLDLGLLSECKAKVLKKKHRKGKPKKETRTHHTYYRLSRLGEMMLRYIR, encoded by the coding sequence ATGCTGGATATAGCAAAGCTGTCTCCGCTCCACATATACATCCTGATACATTTGCGGAGAGCCAACATAGACTATGCCAAGTCCATATCCAAAATCACAAAGATCGACCAGCAGGAGATTGAGAAAGCTCTGAAGGAGCTGGAAGAGCTTGGACTGATAGATCGCTCTCATGGATCGGCAATCAAGAGAACAGCAGCCAGATTCAAGCTGAGCCATGAGGTGCACAAGCACCACACATACTATTGCTTAACAAGGCTTGGTGAGCACACATCGCGAATGCTGAGGGATCTGCTTGGTGACTACCTGAGCAGTATCACAGGTTATGATGCTGCACTTGACATCATAGAATATCTCGCAAAGGCAGAATGTGAGCATGCTGGATGGCTGGCAAGGGTTTTCTCGATGAAGGTGAGTGATGTGCAGAGCTTGCTCACCAAGCTCTTGGATCTGGGACTGCTTTCCGAATGCAAGGCAAAGGTTCTCAAAAAGAAGCACAGAAAGGGAAAGCCGAAGAAGGAAACAAGAACCCACCACACATACTACAGGCTCTCCAGACTTGGAGAGATGATGCTCAGGTATATCAGATAG
- a CDS encoding phosphocholine cytidylyltransferase family protein, protein MEVVILAAGLGSRLGHITSTKPKSLLRIGDKTLIRRIINTIRKYGIMDVVVVTGYKDRMIREHLRNAYNMNIEFVHNADYDITNNIYSLYLSKDALSGGDFYIINSDVLFHEKIFSILHTSKKNGLILAVDVVKKLNRESMKVVLINNRVLWISKKIPTDKANGEYIGLAKVGSKEFKSLFRSLRQVMEIHGYNEFYESAFQHMIDNGRPVTYESTRGLPWIEIDTIEDLRLANEQIYPKILRTRYY, encoded by the coding sequence ATGGAGGTAGTTATTCTGGCTGCTGGGCTCGGCTCGAGGCTGGGCCACATTACATCCACAAAGCCAAAATCACTGCTCCGAATCGGAGACAAAACCCTGATAAGGAGGATAATAAATACAATAAGGAAATATGGCATTATGGATGTAGTTGTTGTCACAGGCTATAAAGACAGGATGATCAGGGAGCATTTGAGAAACGCGTACAACATGAACATCGAGTTCGTCCATAATGCAGATTACGATATAACGAACAACATCTACAGCCTGTATCTGTCAAAGGATGCTCTTTCAGGAGGAGACTTCTACATAATAAACTCGGATGTGCTGTTCCATGAGAAAATATTCAGCATACTGCATACGAGCAAGAAAAATGGTTTGATTCTGGCTGTGGATGTTGTGAAAAAGCTTAACCGAGAATCCATGAAGGTTGTGCTGATTAACAACAGAGTTTTGTGGATAAGTAAGAAGATTCCCACAGATAAAGCCAATGGAGAGTACATAGGGTTAGCAAAGGTTGGGAGCAAGGAGTTCAAGAGCCTCTTCAGATCGCTAAGGCAGGTTATGGAAATCCATGGTTATAACGAGTTCTATGAGTCGGCATTTCAGCACATGATAGACAACGGTAGACCTGTAACATACGAGTCAACGAGGGGTCTGCCGTGGATAGAAATAGATACCATTGAGGATCTCAGACTCGCTAACGAGCAGATATATCCAAAAATATTGAGAACTAGGTATTACTAG